In Lactococcus sp. S-13, a single window of DNA contains:
- a CDS encoding recombinase, giving the protein MAYIPYGYKIQDGVVTVDEKAAGQVKVFFEKYISGLSLTVAGEQAGIEKTHSVMGRILKNVNYLGNDTYPAIIDKEIFDKAEEVRDKRAKDLGRVVELAAFTSPPPKERFKMKKADNKMPVDPFERAEYLYSLIESEE; this is encoded by the coding sequence ATGGCATATATTCCATATGGATACAAAATTCAAGATGGAGTGGTTACTGTCGATGAAAAGGCAGCAGGTCAAGTAAAGGTATTCTTTGAGAAATACATATCAGGACTATCCCTTACAGTGGCTGGCGAACAGGCAGGTATTGAAAAGACACATTCTGTGATGGGGCGCATTTTGAAAAACGTCAACTACCTTGGAAATGATACGTATCCAGCAATTATTGATAAAGAGATATTTGATAAAGCTGAAGAAGTTAGAGATAAACGTGCAAAGGATTTAGGACGAGTGGTAGAGCTTGCCGCTTTCACCTCTCCCCCTCCCAAAGAACGATTCAAAATGAAAAAGGCAGATAATAAGATGCCAGTGGATCCTTTTGAACGAGCAGAATACTTATACAGTCTGATAGAAAGCGAGGAATAA
- a CDS encoding DNA recombinase produces MMNKLAFSHKLILEPLFKSVSQIDEESDRERMDAIDKLMEQLLEERNTLIALMSKGFLEPALFNQERNVLDSEIKNLTTEKTNLVTNSASGVLRANEIKDLINYVSADNFNGDYTEELFEEFVVNIIVNSRDELTFNLKCGLSLKEKVVR; encoded by the coding sequence ATGATGAATAAGCTTGCTTTCAGTCATAAGCTAATCCTAGAACCACTTTTCAAGTCAGTTAGCCAAATCGATGAAGAAAGCGACCGTGAAAGAATGGACGCTATTGATAAGCTAATGGAGCAACTATTGGAAGAACGCAATACCCTTATTGCACTGATGTCCAAAGGTTTCCTAGAACCTGCTCTTTTTAATCAGGAACGAAATGTTTTAGATAGTGAGATTAAAAATCTTACTACCGAAAAAACAAACCTGGTAACGAACTCTGCGAGTGGGGTTTTGCGAGCAAACGAGATAAAGGACCTCATTAATTATGTGTCAGCAGATAATTTTAATGGTGACTACACGGAAGAACTATTTGAAGAATTTGTAGTGAACATCATTGTAAATTCCAGGGATGAGCTGACATTCAATTTGAAATGCGGTCTTTCCCTGAAAGAAAAGGTGGTGAGATAA
- a CDS encoding recombinase family protein — protein MAKIGYARVSSKEQNLDRQLKALEGVSKVFSDKLSGQSVERPQLQAMLNYIREGDIVVVTELDRLGRNNKELTELMNQIQIKGATLEVLNLPSMNGIEDENLRRLINNLVIELYKYQAESERKRIKERQAQGIEIAKKKGKFKGRQPKFKENDPRLQHAFDLFLNGCSDKEVEEQTGINRRTFRRYRSRYNVTVDQRKKQ, from the coding sequence ATGGCTAAAATTGGTTATGCACGTGTCAGTAGCAAAGAACAGAACTTAGATAGACAACTGAAAGCGTTAGAGGGCGTTTCTAAGGTCTTTTCAGACAAATTAAGCGGTCAATCGGTCGAACGCCCACAATTACAAGCTATGCTTAACTATATTCGTGAAGGGGATATAGTTGTTGTTACTGAATTAGATCGATTAGGACGAAATAATAAAGAATTAACAGAATTGATGAATCAAATTCAAATTAAGGGGGCAACCCTGGAAGTCTTAAATTTACCCTCAATGAATGGTATTGAAGATGAAAATTTAAGACGGCTGATTAATAATTTAGTGATTGAATTGTATAAGTACCAAGCGGAATCTGAACGCAAACGAATTAAAGAACGCCAAGCCCAAGGAATTGAAATTGCTAAGAAAAAAGGAAAATTCAAAGGGCGACAACCTAAATTCAAAGAAAATGATCCACGTTTACAACACGCTTTCGATTTATTTTTGAATGGTTGTTCCGATAAAGAAGTTGAAGAACAAACTGGAATTAATCGCCGAACGTTTAGAAGGTATCGATCAAGATACAACGTGACAGTAGATCAAAGAAAAAAACAATGA
- a CDS encoding McbB family protein, producing the protein MKYQVNPYLIYELKKEQTTIIQTKESSFATKNSFLINFLNFLEENSIDLISYTDMKSIFNDEKSLQESIDFLVNNKIFSFYKERHLSNKKEILIFSNNTDFVDLATMFWENLKIKSLNELEEQCYDNRIIIICLNPFNLSELKKLAKKCKEHPSNIYKFIFPYNHSIYISNYYSEEWGNPCPLCFFYSIEAQLRGSQTGVDNLNFQVMVDLFYRESGNFEYDGLLDKEDWISVINELNKEFKLPETMSNKIDDVLKIDLSSYSLSYDTCYHWEMCDCYE; encoded by the coding sequence ATGAAATACCAAGTGAATCCTTATTTAATTTATGAATTAAAAAAAGAACAAACAACTATTATACAAACTAAAGAGTCTTCATTTGCAACCAAAAATAGTTTTTTAATTAATTTTTTGAATTTCTTAGAAGAAAATAGTATTGACTTAATATCTTATACTGATATGAAGAGTATTTTTAATGATGAAAAATCATTACAAGAGTCGATTGATTTTCTAGTTAATAATAAAATTTTCTCTTTTTATAAAGAAAGACATCTTTCAAATAAAAAGGAGATACTAATTTTTTCAAATAATACAGATTTTGTCGATCTAGCAACAATGTTTTGGGAAAACCTAAAAATTAAATCCTTAAATGAACTAGAAGAACAATGTTACGATAATAGAATTATAATTATATGTTTAAATCCTTTTAACCTTTCAGAGCTGAAAAAACTTGCAAAGAAGTGTAAAGAACATCCAAGCAATATCTATAAATTTATTTTTCCTTATAATCATAGTATCTATATCAGTAATTACTACTCTGAGGAGTGGGGAAATCCTTGCCCTTTATGTTTTTTTTATAGTATAGAGGCACAACTGAGAGGCAGTCAGACGGGAGTAGATAACCTTAACTTTCAAGTGATGGTAGATCTTTTTTATAGAGAAAGCGGAAACTTTGAGTATGATGGGTTGCTAGATAAAGAAGATTGGATATCTGTTATAAATGAGTTAAATAAAGAGTTTAAATTGCCAGAAACAATGAGTAATAAAATAGATGATGTTTTAAAAATTGACTTATCTAGTTATTCATTAAGTTATGATACTTGCTATCATTGGGAAATGTGTGATTGTTATGAATAA